Proteins co-encoded in one Ruegeria pomeroyi DSS-3 genomic window:
- a CDS encoding 1-acyl-sn-glycerol-3-phosphate acyltransferase, with the protein MTQTVELPLWLFVLIVLFAAVTFASHFLFPSVRWFFRRRLERAVARLNTRLARPIQPFKLARRHDMIQRLIYDPEVARAVRDQAQAEGIPEAVAFEQAQRYAREIVPGFSAFAYFSFAIRLARFLSNALYRVRLRHVDAEALRAIDPEATVVFVMNHRSNMDYVLVTYLAAEQSALSYAVGEWARVWPLSRLIRAMGAYFIRRKSRSDLYRKVLAAYVRHATDAGVTQAMFPEGGLSLSGGLGRPKLGLLKYIVDGAIPEGRDVVFVPVSINYDRVLEDTILTAAASRGERRFRARIGVITMWFLKQMWWRMTGRFHRFGYAAVSFGRPLSLSEFRVRTKGDPTVPLARELMSRIGVVVPVLPVPLVAWLILRNGPMTRSALAAGFDKVLAALPHAHIHMPRDDRHYAIEVGLRQLIERRIIVETDGRFGPGTERQDLLTYYAASIAHLMDGGAAYAEELSAIAGS; encoded by the coding sequence ATGACGCAGACCGTGGAACTTCCGCTTTGGCTCTTTGTGCTGATCGTGCTGTTTGCCGCGGTCACCTTCGCCTCGCATTTCCTGTTCCCCTCGGTGCGCTGGTTTTTTCGGCGCAGGCTGGAGCGTGCAGTCGCCCGTTTGAACACGCGGCTGGCGCGGCCCATTCAGCCGTTCAAGCTGGCCCGCCGCCATGACATGATCCAGCGGCTGATCTACGATCCCGAAGTGGCGCGCGCCGTGCGCGACCAGGCCCAGGCCGAGGGTATCCCCGAGGCGGTCGCGTTCGAGCAGGCGCAACGCTATGCCCGCGAGATCGTTCCGGGCTTCTCGGCCTTTGCCTATTTCAGCTTTGCCATCCGCCTCGCCCGGTTCCTGTCAAACGCGCTCTACCGGGTCCGGCTGCGCCATGTGGATGCCGAAGCGCTGCGTGCGATCGACCCCGAGGCCACGGTTGTCTTTGTGATGAATCACCGCAGCAACATGGATTACGTGTTGGTCACCTATCTGGCCGCCGAGCAATCTGCGCTCAGCTATGCGGTGGGCGAATGGGCGCGCGTGTGGCCGCTTAGCCGGTTGATCAGGGCGATGGGGGCGTATTTCATCCGCCGCAAATCGCGCAGCGATCTCTACCGCAAGGTGCTGGCCGCCTATGTCCGGCATGCGACCGATGCGGGTGTGACCCAGGCGATGTTTCCCGAAGGCGGGCTCAGCCTGTCGGGCGGGTTGGGGCGGCCCAAGCTGGGATTGCTGAAATATATCGTCGATGGCGCGATTCCCGAGGGGCGTGATGTCGTCTTTGTGCCGGTGTCGATCAATTACGACCGGGTGCTCGAGGATACGATCCTGACAGCTGCCGCCAGCCGGGGCGAGCGCCGGTTTAGGGCCCGGATCGGGGTCATCACGATGTGGTTTCTCAAACAGATGTGGTGGCGGATGACCGGCCGGTTCCATCGCTTTGGCTATGCCGCGGTCAGTTTCGGCAGGCCGCTGTCGCTGTCGGAGTTCCGTGTCCGGACCAAGGGCGATCCAACGGTGCCGCTGGCGCGAGAGCTGATGTCGCGGATCGGGGTGGTTGTCCCGGTGCTGCCGGTGCCGCTGGTGGCCTGGCTGATCCTGCGCAACGGGCCGATGACCCGCAGCGCGCTGGCCGCAGGGTTCGATAAGGTGCTTGCTGCGCTGCCGCATGCCCATATCCATATGCCGCGTGACGATCGTCATTATGCGATCGAGGTGGGTTTGCGCCAGCTGATCGAGCGCCGCATCATCGTCGAGACCGACGGCCGGTTCGGCCCCGGGACCGAACGGCAGGATCTGCTGACCTATTACGCGGCCTCTATCGCGCATCTGATGGATGGCGGTGCTGCATATGCAGAAGAACTTTCTGCAATTGCAGGGTCATAA
- a CDS encoding acyl-homoserine-lactone synthase, translating into MLRYLYADELHQYPKLARSMFLDRADQFKTRLGWDVHVNEDGEERDQYDALNPLYVIWEEPDGSHGGSMRFLPTTGPVMINDVFGHLTGGSPICSPLIWEVTRFCMSRRASSRVAGAIMLSGGEVMEGFGLTHIAGVFDERMIRIYRLIGSSPEVLGSEGEGRDRISVGLWPFSPADCARVSERAGISRELSRLWFNRAFGKVNRRRFAQTG; encoded by the coding sequence ATGCTGCGCTATTTGTATGCGGATGAATTGCACCAGTATCCGAAATTGGCCCGATCCATGTTTCTGGATCGCGCGGACCAGTTCAAGACGCGCCTGGGATGGGATGTACATGTCAATGAAGACGGGGAAGAGCGCGACCAATATGACGCGCTCAACCCGCTTTATGTGATCTGGGAAGAACCCGATGGCAGCCATGGTGGCTCGATGCGGTTTCTACCCACCACCGGGCCGGTGATGATCAACGATGTGTTCGGCCATCTGACTGGCGGCAGCCCGATTTGCAGCCCTCTGATCTGGGAGGTGACGCGCTTTTGCATGTCGCGGCGGGCCAGCTCGCGGGTCGCAGGCGCGATCATGCTCAGCGGGGGCGAGGTGATGGAGGGCTTTGGCCTGACTCATATCGCTGGCGTCTTTGACGAGCGGATGATCCGAATCTACCGGCTGATCGGATCCTCACCCGAGGTTCTGGGTAGCGAGGGCGAAGGCCGCGATCGGATCTCGGTTGGGCTATGGCCGTTCTCGCCCGCCGATTGCGCGCGGGTGTCGGAACGGGCGGGTATCTCACGCGAGCTTTCACGGCTCTGGTTCAACCGCGCCTTTGGCAAGGTGAACCGTCGCCGCTTTGCCCAGACGGGATAA
- a CDS encoding helix-turn-helix transcriptional regulator, with amino-acid sequence MGRKVNLNPILEDLDATSALEDLERVTIKLRDTLEIDHIVYHWVDSAGDQYGCATYPKAWQERYLERNYHRIDPVILGCFQRFHPVDWKRLDWSGKVAKAFLQDALKHGVGNQGYSIPIRGPNGQFALFTVNHVCDDQAWSEFTEIYGRDLILIAHFFNRKALEFERSRQPDQPRNLSPREVDAMTLLALGYSRAQVAHSLSISEHTLRVYIESARFKLGALNTTHAIATAMSRGLIVV; translated from the coding sequence ATGGGCAGAAAGGTCAACCTGAACCCGATTTTGGAGGATTTGGACGCCACCAGCGCGCTTGAAGACCTCGAACGGGTAACGATCAAGCTCCGCGACACGCTCGAGATTGACCACATCGTCTATCACTGGGTCGACAGTGCGGGCGATCAATATGGCTGTGCGACCTATCCCAAAGCCTGGCAGGAAAGATATCTGGAGCGGAACTATCACCGTATCGACCCGGTAATCTTGGGGTGTTTCCAACGGTTTCACCCGGTTGACTGGAAACGGCTCGATTGGTCGGGCAAGGTTGCCAAGGCCTTCTTGCAGGACGCGTTGAAACATGGGGTCGGCAATCAAGGATATTCGATCCCGATCCGGGGGCCGAACGGGCAATTTGCCCTCTTCACGGTAAACCATGTCTGCGATGACCAGGCCTGGTCCGAATTTACCGAAATCTATGGGCGCGACCTGATCCTGATCGCGCATTTCTTCAACCGCAAGGCGCTGGAATTCGAACGCTCGCGCCAGCCGGACCAACCCCGCAACCTGTCGCCGCGCGAAGTGGATGCAATGACCTTGCTGGCGCTTGGTTACAGCCGGGCCCAGGTGGCGCATTCTCTGTCGATCTCAGAGCATACCCTGCGGGTCTATATCGAAAGCGCCCGCTTCAAACTGGGGGCGCTCAATACAACCCACGCGATAGCAACCGCCATGAGTCGCGGGCTTATCGTGGTTTAG
- the ccrA gene encoding crotonyl-CoA carboxylase/reductase, with amino-acid sequence MALDTDSGIASYAAPEKDLYEMGEIPPMGFVPKKMYAWAIRKERHGDPDTAMQVEVVDVPTLDSHEVLVLVMAAGVNYNGVWASKGVPISPFDGHGQPYHIAGSDASGIVWAVGDKVKRWKVGDEVVIHCNQDDGDDEHCNGGDPMYSPSQRIWGYETPDGSFAQFTNVQAQQLMPRPKHLTWEEAACYTLTLATAYRMLFGHEPHDLKPGQNVLVWGASGGLGSYAIQLINTAGANAIGVISDESKRQFVMDLGAKGVINRKDFNCWGQLPTVNTPEYAEWFKEARKFGKAIWDITGKGVNVDMVFEHPGESTFPVSTFVVKKGGMVVICAGTSGYNLTFDVRYMWMHQKRLQGSHFAHLKQAMAANQLMVERRLDPCMSEVFTWADLPEAHMKMMRNEHKPGNMSVLVQSPRTGLRTLEEVLDARG; translated from the coding sequence ATGGCTTTGGACACCGACAGCGGTATCGCGTCCTACGCGGCGCCCGAGAAAGACCTCTATGAGATGGGTGAAATCCCCCCGATGGGATTCGTGCCCAAGAAGATGTATGCGTGGGCGATCCGCAAAGAGCGCCACGGTGATCCCGATACCGCGATGCAGGTCGAAGTGGTTGACGTGCCGACGCTCGACAGCCACGAGGTGCTGGTTCTGGTGATGGCCGCTGGCGTCAACTACAATGGCGTCTGGGCCTCCAAAGGTGTTCCGATTTCCCCCTTCGATGGCCACGGACAGCCCTATCACATCGCCGGTTCCGATGCTTCGGGTATCGTCTGGGCCGTGGGGGACAAGGTCAAGCGCTGGAAGGTCGGCGACGAGGTCGTGATCCACTGCAATCAGGATGATGGTGACGACGAGCACTGCAATGGCGGTGACCCGATGTATTCGCCCAGTCAGCGGATCTGGGGTTACGAGACGCCGGACGGATCCTTTGCTCAGTTCACCAATGTGCAGGCGCAGCAGCTGATGCCGCGGCCCAAGCACCTGACCTGGGAAGAAGCGGCATGTTACACGCTGACGCTGGCGACCGCCTACCGGATGCTGTTTGGCCATGAGCCGCATGATCTCAAGCCCGGTCAGAACGTTCTGGTCTGGGGTGCGTCCGGTGGTCTGGGGTCCTATGCGATCCAGCTTATCAATACGGCGGGTGCGAACGCGATTGGCGTCATCTCGGATGAAAGCAAGCGCCAGTTTGTCATGGACCTTGGCGCAAAGGGTGTCATCAACCGCAAGGATTTCAACTGCTGGGGTCAACTGCCCACGGTGAACACCCCCGAATATGCCGAGTGGTTCAAGGAAGCCCGCAAGTTCGGCAAGGCGATCTGGGACATTACCGGCAAGGGCGTGAACGTGGACATGGTCTTCGAGCACCCCGGCGAGAGCACGTTCCCGGTCTCGACCTTCGTGGTGAAGAAGGGCGGTATGGTTGTGATCTGCGCGGGCACCAGCGGCTACAACCTGACCTTTGACGTGCGCTATATGTGGATGCACCAGAAGCGCCTTCAGGGCAGCCACTTCGCCCATCTCAAGCAGGCAATGGCCGCGAACCAGCTGATGGTCGAGCGCCGGCTCGACCCGTGCATGTCCGAGGTGTTCACCTGGGCCGATCTGCCCGAGGCGCATATGAAGATGATGCGCAACGAGCACAAGCCGGGCAACATGTCGGTGCTGGTGCAATCGCCCCGCACCGGGCTGCGCACCCTCGAAGAGGTTCTGGACGCCCGCGGTTAA
- a CDS encoding ABC transporter permease: MDKMPKWADVVLIPLISLILAAILSALVILGIGEDPVAAVNMMVSGALGSTYGWGYTLYYATNFMFTGLAVAVAFHARLFNIGGEGQAMLGGLGVAMICLYIPWPHWTMALLAACAASMLFGAVWAAIPAYLQARRGSHIVITTIMFNFIAAALLNYMLVNVMRPDGSMDPASERFPAAVHLPTLHELLAPIGISFSKAAPANVSLLVAVLACVVVWALIWRTRLGYEIRAYGHSESGALYAGISPFKITMVAMLISGALAGLMATNNVMGEAERLVLNSTEGAGFIGIAVALMGRSHPFGVFLAAILFGFLYQGGAELALWTNIPRELIVVIQALVILFTGALDNMVRMPLEKVFLALRKGNA; the protein is encoded by the coding sequence ATGGACAAGATGCCCAAATGGGCCGATGTGGTGCTGATCCCGCTGATCAGCCTGATCCTGGCCGCGATCCTGTCGGCACTGGTGATCCTTGGTATCGGTGAGGATCCGGTGGCCGCCGTCAACATGATGGTATCGGGGGCGCTGGGGTCGACCTATGGCTGGGGCTATACGCTCTATTACGCCACCAATTTCATGTTCACCGGCCTGGCCGTGGCCGTCGCCTTTCATGCCCGCCTGTTCAACATCGGCGGCGAGGGGCAGGCAATGCTGGGCGGGCTTGGCGTGGCGATGATTTGCCTCTACATCCCTTGGCCGCACTGGACCATGGCGCTGCTTGCCGCCTGTGCGGCCTCGATGCTGTTCGGGGCTGTCTGGGCCGCCATCCCGGCCTATCTGCAAGCGCGCCGGGGCAGCCATATCGTGATCACCACCATCATGTTCAACTTCATCGCTGCGGCCTTGCTGAACTATATGCTGGTCAACGTGATGCGGCCCGACGGCTCGATGGACCCGGCAAGCGAACGCTTTCCGGCCGCCGTGCATCTGCCCACCCTGCATGAGCTGCTGGCCCCGATCGGCATCAGCTTTTCCAAGGCGGCGCCGGCGAATGTGTCGCTGCTGGTGGCGGTGCTGGCCTGTGTCGTGGTCTGGGCGCTGATCTGGCGCACCCGGCTGGGATATGAAATCCGCGCCTATGGCCATTCCGAATCCGGCGCGCTTTATGCCGGGATCTCGCCCTTCAAGATCACCATGGTCGCCATGCTGATCTCGGGCGCGCTGGCCGGGCTCATGGCCACCAACAACGTGATGGGCGAGGCCGAGCGGCTGGTCCTGAACTCGACCGAGGGCGCGGGTTTCATCGGGATCGCCGTGGCGCTGATGGGGCGCAGCCATCCGTTCGGGGTGTTTCTGGCCGCGATCCTGTTCGGCTTTCTCTATCAGGGCGGCGCTGAACTGGCGCTGTGGACCAATATCCCGCGCGAGCTGATCGTGGTGATCCAGGCGCTGGTGATCCTGTTTACCGGGGCGCTGGACAACATGGTGCGGATGCCGCTGGAGAAAGTCTTCCTGGCCCTGCGGAAAGGCAACGCGTGA
- a CDS encoding TIGR02186 family protein, with product MHRILLAALLLLAAPLTATATEEQVVLGLSRDRVAITADFDGSDILIFGAIKRETPIPDGDPLQVIVAVSGPSAPVLVRRKEKKLGIWVNTDSVLVDSAPSFYAAATSAPFSQALSDTEDLRHRVSIRRAIRSVGADMNIADAQEFTRAVMRIRQNEGLYSIRENTVAVDEQTLFRTEIDMPANLTEGEYIARIFLTRGGRVVSSFQTTIDVRKVGLERFLFNLAHQQPVLYGLMSLAIAIAAGWGASAAFRALRGN from the coding sequence ATGCACCGGATCCTTCTTGCCGCCCTTCTGCTACTGGCGGCACCGCTGACGGCCACAGCCACCGAGGAACAGGTGGTGCTGGGTCTCAGCCGCGACCGGGTTGCGATCACCGCGGATTTCGACGGCTCGGACATTCTGATCTTTGGCGCGATCAAGCGCGAAACACCGATCCCCGATGGCGACCCGCTGCAAGTGATCGTGGCGGTTTCAGGACCCTCGGCCCCCGTTTTGGTCCGGCGCAAGGAAAAGAAGCTGGGCATCTGGGTCAACACCGACAGCGTTCTGGTGGATTCAGCCCCCAGCTTTTATGCCGCTGCGACCAGCGCCCCCTTCAGCCAGGCCCTGAGCGATACCGAGGACCTGCGCCACCGGGTGTCGATCAGACGGGCGATCCGCTCGGTCGGAGCCGACATGAACATCGCCGACGCGCAGGAGTTCACCCGCGCTGTCATGCGCATCCGGCAGAACGAGGGGTTGTATTCGATCCGCGAGAACACCGTGGCAGTGGATGAACAGACCCTGTTCCGCACCGAGATCGACATGCCCGCCAACCTGACCGAGGGCGAGTATATCGCGCGTATCTTTCTGACCCGGGGCGGCAGGGTGGTGTCGAGCTTTCAGACCACGATCGACGTGCGCAAGGTCGGCCTGGAACGGTTTCTGTTCAACCTGGCGCATCAGCAGCCGGTTCTCTACGGGCTGATGTCTCTGGCCATTGCCATCGCCGCCGGCTGGGGTGCCTCTGCCGCCTTCCGGGCGCTGCGCGGAAATTAA
- a CDS encoding ATP-dependent DNA helicase → MTTNAVTYSDDQASAFDAITELLRAAGVDLDDDALLRPPGGGKTGVMAVIGKAGSGKTLLLAELCKALTTAGVQVVSGDYEGRKSKDRRTLAVLAPTNKAASVLRLRGVPATTIHRILYTPVYDPDYERIAEWLAGNGERPEIEGLSDEALDRAAAFYARNSSIPGALAAAGLRGSDFITGWKRREEPLDIGFIDEASMLDDRQFEDLKEIFPTLILFGDPAQLAPVNQSGSMVFDALPEPRKLTLSRIHRQEADNPILDLAHALADPAVDFEAFERMVEDKARQDDRVVWGGRVEVDLMARSPVLVWRNATRIRLINAFRSVHGAPETELLEGEPLICDGIELPLKHRKKRLDLEARGLIKGAQVIYLGPGRKPGFSRLHVMGAEDPQVSAASIVKIEKPDEEEPFIPFAARMGATFLHGAAVTIHKAQGSQWETVQVFAPDIYAAARAGRVEAGQPLWKRLAYVAITRAQERLIWVVRNRLSKPTYPLRVDDLRQAAAPVLTLEEEQEA, encoded by the coding sequence ATGACCACAAATGCCGTTACCTACTCCGACGATCAGGCCAGTGCCTTTGATGCCATTACCGAGCTGCTGCGCGCAGCCGGGGTCGATCTGGACGACGATGCGCTGCTGCGCCCGCCCGGCGGTGGCAAGACCGGGGTGATGGCCGTGATCGGCAAGGCCGGATCGGGCAAGACCCTGCTATTGGCCGAGTTGTGCAAGGCCCTGACCACGGCAGGGGTGCAAGTGGTTTCCGGCGACTATGAAGGGCGCAAGAGCAAGGATCGGCGCACCCTCGCCGTGTTGGCCCCGACCAACAAGGCGGCCAGCGTTCTGCGTCTGCGCGGGGTGCCGGCGACCACCATTCACCGTATCCTCTATACCCCGGTCTATGACCCCGATTACGAGCGTATCGCCGAATGGCTGGCCGGCAATGGCGAGCGGCCCGAGATCGAGGGGCTGAGCGACGAGGCGCTCGACCGGGCGGCGGCGTTTTATGCCCGCAACAGCTCGATTCCCGGCGCGCTGGCGGCGGCGGGGCTGCGCGGGTCCGATTTCATCACCGGCTGGAAGCGCCGCGAAGAGCCACTGGACATCGGTTTCATCGACGAGGCCTCGATGCTGGACGACCGCCAGTTCGAGGATCTGAAAGAGATCTTTCCCACCCTGATCCTGTTTGGTGACCCGGCGCAGCTGGCGCCCGTCAACCAATCTGGCTCGATGGTGTTCGACGCCTTGCCCGAACCGCGCAAGCTGACGCTCAGCCGCATTCACCGGCAAGAGGCGGATAACCCGATCCTCGATCTGGCCCATGCCCTGGCCGATCCGGCGGTCGATTTCGAAGCGTTCGAGCGGATGGTCGAGGACAAGGCCCGTCAGGACGACCGCGTCGTCTGGGGCGGGCGGGTCGAGGTCGATCTGATGGCCCGCAGTCCGGTCCTGGTCTGGCGGAATGCCACCCGGATCCGGCTGATCAATGCGTTCCGCTCGGTCCACGGCGCGCCCGAGACCGAGCTGCTGGAGGGCGAGCCGCTGATCTGCGACGGGATCGAATTGCCGTTGAAACACCGCAAGAAACGGCTCGACCTCGAAGCGCGCGGTCTGATCAAGGGGGCGCAGGTGATCTATCTGGGACCCGGCCGCAAGCCGGGATTCTCGCGCCTGCATGTGATGGGCGCCGAGGATCCGCAAGTCAGCGCCGCCTCGATCGTCAAGATCGAAAAGCCCGATGAAGAAGAGCCGTTCATTCCCTTCGCGGCCCGCATGGGGGCGACATTCCTGCATGGGGCGGCGGTGACCATCCACAAGGCGCAAGGGTCGCAATGGGAAACGGTGCAGGTCTTTGCGCCCGATATCTATGCCGCTGCCAGGGCCGGGCGGGTCGAGGCAGGGCAACCCCTGTGGAAACGGCTGGCCTATGTGGCGATCACCCGCGCGCAAGAGCGTCTGATCTGGGTGGTCCGCAACCGCTTGTCGAAACCGACCTATCCGCTGCGGGTGGATGACTTGCGGCAAGCCGCGGCGCCGGTATTGACGCTGGAAGAGGAGCAGGAGGCATGA
- a CDS encoding ABC transporter permease, whose protein sequence is MDFLTIIQVLDSTIRLSTPLLLACLAGLYSERAGIFDIGLEGKMLMAAFFSAAVAAVSGSVWLGLLAGIASSLVLAGLHGLASITFRGNQLISGVAINFLAAGMTVLVAQDWFKQGGRTPSLFGGARFEPIDWPLAETLSGIPVLGPIYAELLSGHSVLVYLAFLAVPGTWWLLYRTRFGLRLRAVGENPAAVDTAGVSVVGLRYAAVMICGVLCGIAGAYLATALQAGFVKDMTAGRGFIALAALIFAKWRPLHAMWACLLFGLLQAVALRFQNIDLGGVVIPVQVMDALPYILTVVILAGFVGKAIPPRAGGEPYVKER, encoded by the coding sequence ATGGATTTCCTGACGATCATCCAGGTACTCGACTCGACGATCCGCCTGTCAACGCCGCTGTTGCTGGCCTGTCTGGCCGGGCTCTATTCCGAACGGGCGGGCATTTTCGACATCGGCCTTGAGGGCAAGATGCTGATGGCCGCGTTCTTTTCCGCCGCCGTCGCCGCGGTCAGCGGTTCGGTCTGGCTGGGCCTTCTTGCCGGGATCGCCTCGTCTCTGGTGCTGGCAGGGCTGCATGGGCTGGCCTCGATCACCTTTCGCGGCAACCAGCTGATTTCCGGGGTCGCGATCAACTTCCTCGCCGCCGGCATGACCGTTCTGGTGGCCCAGGACTGGTTCAAGCAGGGCGGGCGCACACCCTCGCTGTTCGGGGGCGCCCGGTTCGAGCCGATCGACTGGCCGCTGGCCGAGACGCTGAGCGGCATCCCCGTGCTGGGGCCGATCTATGCCGAACTGCTGTCGGGCCATTCGGTGCTGGTCTATCTCGCCTTTCTGGCGGTCCCGGGGACCTGGTGGCTGCTCTACCGCACCCGGTTCGGCCTGCGCCTGCGCGCCGTGGGCGAGAACCCGGCCGCGGTCGATACCGCCGGTGTCTCGGTCGTCGGGCTGCGCTATGCGGCGGTGATGATCTGCGGCGTGCTGTGCGGCATTGCCGGCGCCTATCTGGCCACCGCACTGCAGGCCGGGTTCGTCAAGGACATGACGGCCGGACGCGGCTTTATCGCGCTGGCGGCGCTGATCTTTGCCAAATGGCGCCCGCTGCATGCCATGTGGGCCTGTCTTCTGTTCGGACTGCTTCAGGCGGTCGCGCTCAGATTCCAGAACATCGACCTTGGCGGTGTGGTGATTCCGGTGCAGGTCATGGACGCCCTGCCCTATATCCTGACGGTCGTGATTCTGGCGGGATTCGTCGGCAAGGCGATTCCCCCGCGCGCAGGGGGTGAACCCTATGTGAAAGAGCGGTGA
- a CDS encoding sulfite exporter TauE/SafE family protein — protein MQIYLPIAEVSVNAFLLLGLGGMVGILSGMFGVGGGFLMTPLLFFIGIPPAVAVATEANQIVASSFSGVLAHFRRRTVDFRMGTILLIGGLSGAALGVVLFNYLKSLGQVDLLVKLCYVVFLGIIGGLMFIESLNAIRKSRKAGGAVPKRRQRGWIHAMPFKMRFRTSGLYISVIPPIVVGLLVGVLSAIMGVGGGFIMVPAMIYLLGMPTKVVVGTSLFQIIFVTAFTTMLHATTNYTVDVVLAVLLLVGGVIGAQIGTVIGARMKAEQLRILLAGLVLAVCAKLALDLLLMPSELYSLGASGGH, from the coding sequence ATGCAGATATACCTTCCCATTGCCGAGGTTTCGGTCAACGCGTTCCTGCTACTGGGCCTCGGCGGCATGGTCGGCATTCTGTCGGGCATGTTCGGGGTCGGTGGCGGATTTCTGATGACGCCCTTGCTGTTCTTCATCGGCATCCCGCCCGCCGTGGCTGTGGCAACCGAAGCGAACCAGATCGTCGCCTCGTCCTTTTCGGGGGTTCTGGCCCATTTCCGAAGGCGCACGGTCGATTTCAGAATGGGAACGATCCTGCTGATCGGCGGTCTGAGCGGTGCGGCGCTAGGGGTGGTTCTGTTCAACTATCTCAAGAGCCTGGGCCAGGTCGATCTGCTGGTGAAGCTCTGTTATGTCGTCTTTCTGGGCATCATCGGCGGGCTGATGTTCATCGAAAGCCTGAATGCAATCCGCAAATCGCGCAAGGCAGGCGGCGCGGTCCCCAAGCGACGCCAGCGTGGCTGGATCCATGCGATGCCGTTCAAGATGCGGTTCCGCACCTCGGGCCTTTATATCTCGGTCATCCCGCCGATCGTGGTCGGTCTGCTGGTGGGCGTGCTGTCGGCGATCATGGGGGTCGGCGGTGGCTTTATCATGGTGCCCGCGATGATCTATCTGCTGGGCATGCCGACCAAGGTGGTGGTCGGCACCTCGCTGTTCCAGATCATCTTCGTGACCGCGTTTACCACCATGCTGCATGCCACCACCAACTATACGGTGGATGTGGTGCTGGCAGTCCTGCTGCTGGTTGGCGGCGTCATCGGCGCGCAGATCGGCACGGTGATCGGTGCCCGGATGAAGGCGGAGCAACTGCGCATCCTGCTGGCCGGGCTGGTGCTGGCGGTCTGTGCGAAACTGGCTCTCGACCTGTTGCTGATGCCCAGCGAGCTTTACTCGCTTGGCGCCTCAGGGGGGCATTGA